A window from Cryptomeria japonica chromosome 1, Sugi_1.0, whole genome shotgun sequence encodes these proteins:
- the LOC131857984 gene encoding uncharacterized protein LOC131857984 codes for MTCQMMWPRASDLLPRGERGFVGCATDRVSYPRGGGGGGSTCVVATVQGRRRACRSYRRRGTGGRLGADGGSGEVADRGGAADWRRKSAGRHDREARQEARGGAAGELSVGSEPTATTTEGIPVGGAEAARCAAAAGGSEVADGDGRVEYGAAGACRTYNNAGIVICSPKKTVMVGKETKMSAS; via the exons ATGACGTGTCAGATGATGTGGCCACGAGCCAGTGACCTCCTGCCACGTGGTGAGCGTGGATTCGTTGGGTGTGCTACTGACAGGGTCAGCTATCCGCGTGGCGGAGGAGGTGGCGGGTCCACCTGTGTGGTGGCGACAGTGCAGGGCCGCCGGAGGGCCTGCAGGAGCTACCGGCGACGAGGTACCGGCGGGAGGCTAGGTGCCGACGGTGGCAGCGGCGAAGTCGCCGACAGGGGCGGCGCGGCAGACTGGAGGCGCAAGTCGGCAGGGCGGCACGACAGGGAGGCGCGTCAAGAGGCGCGTGGTGGCGCGGCGGGGGAGCTGTCGGTGGGCAGTGAACCTACAGCAACGACGACCGAGGGGATACCGGTGGGAGGTGCCGAAGCAGCAAGGTGCGCAGCGGCGGCAGGAGGCTCCGAAGTTGCAGATGGCGATGGCCGAGTAGAGTACGGGGCGGCAGGGGCCTGCAGAACCTACAACAACGCAGG AATTGTGATATGCTCACCTAAGAAAACTGTGATGGTAGGGAAAGAAACAAAAATGTCAGCAAGTTGA